In one Burkholderiales bacterium GJ-E10 genomic region, the following are encoded:
- a CDS encoding GTPase ObgE: MNFVDEARIEVSGGRGGDGCASFRREKFIPKGGPNGGDGGRGGSVWAVADRNLNTLIEYRYQRRYQAQNGEAGRGSDCFGAGGDDIVLAMPVGTVVYDDDTGEVIADLARHGQRALIAEGGSGGLGNLHFKSSTNRAPRQFTPGKPGRARHLRLELKLLADVGLLGLPNAGKSTLLSAVSNARPKIADYPFTTLVPHLGVVRLEEGKGFVVADLPGLIEGAAEGAGLGDRFLRHVSRTRLLLHVLDVSPHEPDEPLADPVAQARTIAAELRKYDPALQRRPRWIVLNKIDTVPPEERDDLVAKLRRRLRTKAPIFVISAATHEGCRDLMWAVQQFLVEHPPRDHADADAAAGGDSEPAAVEAAPPSGWSPI; encoded by the coding sequence ATGAATTTCGTTGATGAAGCGCGTATTGAGGTGAGCGGCGGTCGCGGTGGCGACGGCTGCGCGTCGTTCCGTCGCGAAAAATTCATCCCCAAAGGGGGGCCCAACGGCGGCGACGGTGGTCGCGGAGGTAGCGTCTGGGCGGTTGCCGATCGCAATCTGAACACGCTCATCGAATACCGATATCAGCGCCGGTACCAGGCGCAGAACGGCGAGGCCGGACGGGGCTCCGACTGCTTCGGCGCCGGAGGCGACGACATCGTGCTGGCGATGCCGGTGGGGACCGTGGTCTACGACGACGACACCGGCGAGGTCATCGCCGACCTGGCCCGGCATGGCCAGCGCGCGCTGATTGCCGAGGGCGGGTCGGGCGGGTTGGGCAATCTGCACTTCAAATCCAGCACCAATCGGGCGCCGCGGCAGTTCACGCCGGGCAAACCCGGGCGGGCACGGCACCTGCGGCTGGAGCTGAAGCTCCTGGCCGACGTCGGCCTCCTCGGGTTGCCGAATGCCGGCAAGTCCACGCTGCTTTCGGCGGTGTCCAACGCCCGTCCGAAGATCGCCGACTACCCGTTCACCACGCTGGTTCCCCACCTGGGCGTGGTTCGCCTGGAAGAGGGAAAAGGGTTCGTCGTCGCGGATCTGCCCGGCCTGATCGAGGGGGCGGCGGAAGGCGCCGGACTCGGGGATCGCTTCCTGCGGCATGTGAGCCGCACACGCCTCCTGCTGCATGTGCTGGACGTTTCGCCGCACGAACCGGATGAGCCCTTGGCCGACCCCGTCGCGCAGGCGCGCACCATCGCCGCGGAGCTGCGCAAGTACGATCCGGCCCTGCAACGGCGGCCGCGATGGATCGTGCTCAACAAGATCGACACGGTGCCGCCGGAGGAACGCGACGACCTGGTCGCCAAGCTCCGCCGTCGGCTTCGCACCAAGGCGCCGATCTTCGTGATTTCCGCGGCAACCCATGAAGGATGCCGGGACCTCATGTGGGCGGTGCAGCAGTTCCTGGTGGAACATCCCCCCCGGGACCATGCCGATGCCGATGCCGCGGCCGGCGGCGATTCCGAGCCGGCTGCGGTGGAGGCTGCGCCGCCTTCCGGATGGAGCCCGATTTGA